A window of Oryza glaberrima chromosome 2, OglaRS2, whole genome shotgun sequence genomic DNA:
aaaTATGGACATTTCATATGAATTGAATACTTGGCTCTATTGATCGGTATTGTTGTACATATTGGTATTGCTGTAGATAAAAAAACGTGAATCATGGATACTCCATTGATTTAGCGATTGATTCGATCTGTaatgaggaaaaaaagaaaagatcatGTATCCTTTCTTCTCTACCTTCACTTCATTATTGTTCTAGGACTTTAAATGGTTCACCAAAGGAGACAAAGGGATAAGCACCGACATGGTTGAGGGTTGAAGAAGAGACGAGATCGGCCGGTTGACGGCTAGATGCAAGCGCATTGGTAAGATATCTAGGGCATATGTGCGCACTTGATTAGCTATTTATGTATGTAGTTTACAAATTCCTTGAATAAGAAATTGAATCGAGATCTCCTCCTATATGTTCTTCAAGGGTTTGAATGGGTGCACCCACAAGGAGAGATAGCGTGGAAGAAGCTCAATCCTTCATGTTTTATAcagataaattaataaaatgtatAACTTAAAACGACGAATTATCCTTCATGTTTTATACGGATAAATCAATAAAATGTATAACTTAAAACGATGCAAACCTTCGGTTATATTTTAACAGGTTATGTTTTTAAAACACAATATAATCTCTCCgcgtaaaataaatataagtcTCAAATGAATTAAAGGGATAAGTTTTGACATGTTCTTTAGAACATAAcataaatctagaaaaaaaaacatgatcaaTAACTTTTACGCTACTAACGTGTTTTCTGAAACAAAACATAAATCTAGAGGAAATCACGCAAATGAGAATAGCAAAGTACATAACGTAAATATAGAGGAAACCATGCAAATAAGAAACACTAAGCTAGTTCCCGTAAATGACTAACTGGTACCTATACGGTACCGATTAAAATTAGGAACAATTTTACCATTTTCTATCAACTAGTGCACTTATGTTTTTATCTTTGGTATCTAAGTAACTAGCGTTgggtttttacatttttttggaATGCAAATCCTGTAAAAGTTCTCCTTTTTTGTGCCTAACCGCTTCGCGGTGGGCTCTGCCCGCATCCTGCGCCTACACGCGTCGTTGCACCGGCACGATACGCCGCACCATATATGCACGGTGCACGTGGCTGCTGGGCTCCGCCGGTGTAACGAGCCACCCAGCTGCCGGCAATCGTTTCCGTCCCTTCCCCTCGGCGGCGCGCCCCCGTCGACCGGAAATTGCCCTGGCCACCGCGCCGTTCCGCGCGCTCCCGGCGGCCCAGGACGAGCTGCAGCATGCACTGTGCACACACCTCACTGTACATGGGGGCGAGGTGACCATCGCCATCGAATCGCACGAGAAAGCTAGCCCAGTCGAAAGCTACGCGCGGAGACGGGATGGGTTCGTTGTCTCGTTGAATTACTCCCACCGATCGATCCCACCGCATGTCTGCATCGTGCCCCTTTTCCCCCGGCCGACCACGCACGattgcacgcacgcacgcacgcacgcaccgcACCGCATGCATTGGTTGTGAGGCGGCGAGACGCGAGACTAGCTAGAGTTGAATTGTTAAAAGAAGGATGCTGTAATTGTAGTATTGTACTATTATTAAGTGTGTCCTACCATGGGCACAGTGCCGACGGTATCACACAAAAGGCTTCATATATCCTTGTTAACCCCGAGGGTCAAATTTAACGGCTACGTATGTGGTCAGTGCTTGCATACCACTATCTTGATGCCCGTGATTATGGCCTTGGATATCTTAGGCCGCGGCTTGGCTACTTGATTACGACGTTCAAGCACGCCGCATTGGCACGATCGAGTATCAAATATTATTGCGCCCATCTTTGGATCAAACCGCTAGATAACTAGTACTACCACTCCAGTAATGTACAGCACTAGCTAGCTATGAGTGTAAATAAACGGACTCCCGATTGAGTGTGTGTACTCGTGTTCACGAAATCACTATCGACGTCACGCCCATATCGTTTTCTCCTCTTTGCCATGCGTGCGGTCACGGGCGCGCTAGCCGCTAGCCGCCGAGAGATCTCTCATTGTCATCAACACGAACCTCTGGGAACAGACGAACGACGCAGGGCCAGCTGCATAGTGGCAACATCAACATTTTTTGTCCAGCTGTTGCTAGCACATTTGCACACCTCGACACTAGCCATCAGCAAACCGGATTCTCTAGCTCACGGGGCCTCGCTCTCGACGAAGAAAAATGCACGCACATGAAGGAACAAAAGAAAACAGAGATCATTCCTTCTCATGCCATTACAGTGCGACGCGGCACGGACGGGATAAAGGTGAAAGCGGCTTTGGCGAGAGACTTTTGTAACGCTCGGTCGGCAGCGCAGCTGCGCAAAGCAAAGCTTGGCGATCGACGCGACGAAGAGGACATGCATGGCAAAGCAGAATGGcaaaaggcagcagcagcaaatcgatcgatcaaatcGTGGCAATGGGCCGGTGGTGCGTGAGCGCGATCGGTTGCTTGTGGACGCTATAAATAGGGGCATGGCACGGGACATCCACTGCAAGTGCAACACAAGTACACAGAGCCAAGAAACAGAGCaagagtgagtgagagagagctTGCAATGGAGAGaagcggtgagcggcggcgagagagggTGGTGGCGCCGGCTCTTGCGgtgctcctcctcgtcttcgcGTCCGCGTTCGTGCGGTGCAggggcgacgccgacggcgagggggacggcgccggcgcggccgagCCGGGAAAGAcggggccgccgctgccgcccgggTGGAAGGGCGGCTCGGGGTCCGGCCAGGGGTCCAGCCCCGACGGTGCTTGGAGGTATGGCTGGGGCTGGGCCGCTAGCCCTGGCGGCAAGGGCTCCGGGTTCGGGTTTGGGTACGGTGGCAGCAgaggcgaaggtggcggcggcggtggcggcggcggcggaggaagcggtCGAGCATATGGTTTCGGTGGAGGATACGGTGGCCACCCCGGAGGCtttggaggtggcggtggcggtggcggcggcggcggaaactatggtggcggcagcggcggtatTGGAGGATATGGCAACTATGGTGGTGGCTATAATGGGGAACCTGGAGGGGGTGGTGGCGGAGCCGGAGAAGGTGGTGGATATGGCGGGGATTATGGCGGCGGGGATGTCGGTGCAAACTGGAGCAAGCGCGGGAgcttccgcggcggcggcggcaagacaCAGCAGAAGGACGGTGGCGGTAACAACTGAAGCCGCccgtcctcgtcttcctcctctggcCATGAGACGAACCATGAGCTTCATAACTAGAGCAATGTATAGGAATCTCCTAAGATATATATAGTGTCATGTCATCCATGCTACGTTATCAACTGGGGAACGCTGATGTACGAGCTTCAATTTGAGCATAGCGGTACCGTACGTGCTGTGTTCTTCAGGCTTTGTAACTGGTAGTACCTTCTACTACGATGGTTCATGCCCCAAATGCCAATATAGTACTCGACTTGTGAATTGGTGATACGCCATGCTAGCTAGTTGCTTCTGCGCTGTGTTCGTGGCGGAATTCCGTCTGGCTTGCGTTTCCAACTTCCTGAATAATCGACCTGCATGTCAGATTTCTGAAGCAAAGCTAGATGTAACCGAAGGCTATTCGGCATAACGTATTGGATGGCATGAAAACATAAATTCTCTGCTAGTCTGCTACTATTGTCTGATGTATAGCGGAGCTGCTATGGATTACCAAATGTGAAATACGGcaattttgattttcttttaagtTAAAGTTCTTGAAAGTTTGATCaagattatagaaaaatataacaacacttatataacaccaaattagtttcattacatCTATtacctctatcccataataattgtatttatagggtttgaatttgtcccaaaataattatcaCAATAGAGTACTAATGATCCTATTAATCACTTCTCATCCAAATTTCTTCCTATTTTACCCTCAACTAGTCTCCACTCTTACCTATAAACCGTTTGACAAGGGGTATTATagtctttttttctcaaatctcaatatatgctaaacaacctagaataacaattaatatatgtaacatttaacatattttggtagtttctttgttttatgtttaaaattttgttacattttttctgtaaacttggtcaaacctaacaacgtttaacttaaaaaaagttaaaacaacttataatatagaAAGGTGGCGCCTCCAACCACGGCTTGctccccatccccatcctcaTCCCTTTCACCGTCTGCAACCTCTGCCATCTATCTCTCCCTCACCGATTGCGCCGCTCTCTCATCCTCCACATCCAACCGTGAGCTCTAGCACCCTATCTCGGGCTCCATTGGTCtagaaatcataaaaaaaatacactaaaGGGTAAGTAGTGATACATATCAAATAATCAAGAAATTGTAATAGCATGATTCCAAATAAATGAATAATAATAACATGTTtctaaagttgaaaatttataatagtatggatccaattaaacATATAATTTATGCCCTAGTGTACAAAGCTATAATATAAACCATGGGCCAATATTCATTATGGGCTAAACTTTTCAGCATATTCAGAGTACAGTGGTCACTACTAATTGGGCCATGCCCAGGGCCTTCATTAGTATTCGGCCTACTGCAGTTTTGTGGGGATTCTGGTAACTgtataaatgaaaaataatatttggGCCTCTCTTTTTTAAGTAATGGCTCAATCACTAACTAATCCactacatatattttcttatgaAGGTTACAGAATTCTCCTATTCTTCTATATGCTCTTGTGTTTCAATTcttaaaaggagagagaagttGTGATAAACAATATGATTATTCATGGTGGCGGAAGTCAGCAGTGAAGACGATGACTCCTCGAGGAGATAGGTTGTGACGGTAGCTCGGCTTCGGTTGTGGTCTACGATGACAATGTCGTGGTAGTAGCATATCACTGACGAGATAAGCTACGGCAACTCAGTGGAGGTCATGGTTTCGGACAAAGAAGACGTAGCGGCGGATGTTCTCTGGTGAGATAAGCTTCGACGGCTTTGCAGAGGTGAGGTTATGcggcaatgatttttttttgggggggagggggacaTCATAGCGCCATTGAATTTTGGCAAGATAAGCTGTGGCAGCTCAGGGGAGGTGTTAGTctatgacgacgacgacacgaCAGCGATGAACATATTCACGTTCAGGGAGCACAGTTTGTTCGGACATCACGAAACCGGTGCTTATCGATGACAAGGCGGCTGGGTGGACTAGTTCTGTCCCCTTCCTTTGTTCATGACGGAGCAGAGGAACTTTTATGGTTGTTGTAACAACAACGAGAGGGTGTGGAGGTGGAAGAGCGGGCTAGCTCCGCATTCCCCTAAAGTTTGAAGTGATGAGGGAAAATTTGAAGCTAGtctcttctaatattttcttttagtttgcttgtttttcTGTGTATCTTAATGAACTCGTGTAACATTTAGTTGTGTATATCTACTTATGGATATAGATACCGTACTTCTATCTTATTACCTAAAAGAACTAAAAGACTTTAGGTTTTGTTGATTTATTGCGCgatgattttattgaaaaagATCGTGCTCGCGGTATCTTTTTCACTCAGGACTGGGTATCCATGCCAGGTGTTATACCGGTGGCTTCAGGGGGTATTCATGTTTGGCATATGCCAGCTATGACCGAAATCTTTGGAGATGATTCTGTATTGCAATTTGGTGGAGGAACTTTAGGACATCCTTGGGGTAATGCACCTGGTGCAGCAGCTAATCGGGTGGCTTTAGAAGCCTGTGTACAAGCTCGTAACGAAGGGCGCGATCTTGCTCGTGAAGGTAATGAAATTATCCGATCAGCTTGCAAATGGAGTCCTGAACTAGCTGCAGCTTGTGAAATATGGAAAGCGATCAAATTCGAGTTCGAGCCGGTAGATAAACTAGATAGCTAGACTAAGTGGATAAAATTAGATAGAAAAAAGgtctaaataaaaaagaagagaaatagaAAGATCAAAAATCAGTAATTAATTAGCTGACAAGTAAGCTCATAAGCTATGGGTAGTTAACATATGTTCGTAGCCAAATTGTTTTTTCATTGCAACTcgtagaaattaaatttgattttatatgtttgtggagtgatttcTCACATattatctattattttttttcataatcatttgaaTGACATACAAATAACGAGAGAATGTCTCCTAAAAAATTTAGAATAGTTTCCTATGCtgtagtactacctctgtcaaaattacttgtcgttttgagtttttgtttataaCGTTTTAcaatttgtcttattcaaaagattattgaattattatttattttgtttgtggcttactttattatcaaaagtactgtAAGTATGGcctatcttttttatatatgtactaactttttaaataagataaatggtcaaacgttaaaagCAATAAATCAAAACGACATCTAATTTGGAACGGAGCGGCCGTAGATACTACTGGCAtagtactttctccgtcccagTATAGTGGATGTTTTTGACTTTGTactttcaacgtttgaccattcgttttatttgaaaaattagtgcaaatataaaaaaagataagtcatatgtaaagtatttttgataataaagcaattgacaaacaaaataaataataattccaaaattttttgaataagacaaatgatcaaaaattataaacaaaaactcaaaaaagacaagtaatatgggacggaggtagtatttcatTTCCCTCCAGTACCCAAGATTTCGGTGCCTGTAATTATTGTGATAGTCATAGGAGCTTGGTGAGCCCCCCTCCCGCCCATTGCTTACGGTCACATCTCTTGCCTTTC
This region includes:
- the LOC127761582 gene encoding putative glycine-rich cell wall structural protein 1, coding for MERSGERRRERVVAPALAVLLLVFASAFVRCRGDADGEGDGAGAAEPGKTGPPLPPGWKGGSGSGQGSSPDGAWRYGWGWAASPGGKGSGFGFGYGGSRGEGGGGGGGGGGGSGRAYGFGGGYGGHPGGFGGGGGGGGGGGNYGGGSGGIGGYGNYGGGYNGEPGGGGGGAGEGGGYGGDYGGGDVGANWSKRGSFRGGGGKTQQKDGGGNN